The Penaeus monodon isolate SGIC_2016 unplaced genomic scaffold, NSTDA_Pmon_1 PmonScaffold_19179, whole genome shotgun sequence sequence CTCGCCTCCAGACTTCTGTGAGGGaccagctgagtacgaggggaaggtggcctgggggcaTTTTTGCCCAATTGAAAAGCTGGCATCGCCCAGGGTGGAGCCCGGAAGAGAAGGGCCCCGCACTGGTAACGCgataaggggccccgcgggggaatgTTGGGGCTCTGCCCCGggatcccaacaggcctcttacaccacgtGGCGAGGTTTTGAAACCCGTTTTTGGGCACCACCCCCAGGGCCAGTAtacgggcccacttgaagaaagCGGACTCGTGGCGTGGCGGACACTGTCCAGCTGGCGCAGGGTGTGGAGGGGGCTGGTGGGGTTGTACCCTCGGTGCAGAAgaatgattgtggtcctggcccgcgtttcttttttgtgctttttcgGACC is a genomic window containing:
- the LOC119569848 gene encoding WAS/WASL-interacting protein family member 1-like; translation: MAPITGPLHRIRAGSTALPKWGPREPRKRPPGPPEVMWGADSGSRPNGCLQEGPRTPRPSPGPLQCWSEKAQKRNAGQDHNHSSAPRVQPHQPPPHPAPAGQCPPRHESAFFKWARILALGVVPKNGFQNLATWCKRPVGIPGQSPNIPPRGPLSRYQCGALLFRAPPWAMPAFQLGKNAPRPPSPRTQLVPHRSLEARGEGGERVP